From a region of the Ovis aries strain OAR_USU_Benz2616 breed Rambouillet chromosome 10, ARS-UI_Ramb_v3.0, whole genome shotgun sequence genome:
- the MAB21L1 gene encoding putative nucleotidyltransferase MAB21L1 — MIAAQAKLVYHLNKYYNEKCQARKAAIAKTIREVCKVVSDVLKEVEVQEPRFISSLNEMDNRYEGLEVISPTEFEVVLYLNQMGVFNFVDDGSLPGCAVLKLSDGRKRSMSLWVEFITASGYLSARKIRSRFQTLVAQAVDKCSYRDVVKMVADTSEVKLRIRDRYVVQITPAFKCTGIWPRSAAHWPLPHIPWPGPNRVAEVKAEGFNLLSKECHSLAGKQSSAESDAWVLQFAEAENRLQMGGCRKKCLSILKTLRDRHLELPGQPLNNYHMKTLVSYECEKHPRESDWDESCLGDRLNGILLQLISCLQCRRCPHYFLPNLDLFQGKPHSALENAAKQTWRLAREILTNPKSLEKL, encoded by the coding sequence ATGATAGCGGCCCAGGCCAAGCTGGTTTACCATCTGAATAAATACTACAACGAAAAATGCCAAGCCAGGAAAGCTGCCATTGCCAAAACTATCCGGGAAGTCTGCAAAGTAGTTTCCGACGTCCTGAAGGAGGTGGAGGTGCAGGAGCCCCGGTTCATCAGCTCTCTCAACGAGATGGACAATCGCTACGAGGGCCTCGAGGTCATCTCCCCCACCGAATTCGAAGTGGTGCTTTACCTTAACCAGATGGGGGTGTTCAACTTTGTGGACGACGGCTCGCTGCCCGGCTGCGCCGTGCTCAAGTTGAGCGACGGCCGCAAGAGGAGCATGTCCCTCTGGGTGGAATTCATTACTGCCTCCGGCTACCTCTCGGCGCGCAAAATCCGGTCCAGGTTTCAGAcgctggtggctcaggcggtagaCAAGTGTAGCTACAGGGATGTGGTAAAGATGGTGGCGGACACCAGCGAAGTGAAACTGAGGATCCGAGACAGGTACGTGGTGCAGATCACCCCGGCTTTTAAGTGCACCGGGATCTGGCCCAGGAGTGCTGCCCACTGGCCACTTCCCCACATCCCCTGGCCAGGACCCAACCGGGTGGCGGAGGTCAAAGCGGAAGGGTTCAATCTCTTGTCCAAGGAGTGCCACTCCCTGGCCGGCAAGCAGAGCTCGGCCGAGAGCGACGCCTGGGTGCTGCAGTTCGCGGAAGCGGAGAACAGACTGCAGATGGGGGGCTGCAGGAAGAAATGCCTCTCCATCCTCAAAACCTTGCGGGATCGTCACCTGGAACTGCCGGGCCAGCCCCTCAACAACTACCACATGAAGACTCTGGTTTCCTACGAGTGCGAGAAGCATCCCCGGGAGTCGGACTGGGACGAGTCCTGCCTGGGCGATAGGCTGAACGGGATTTTGCTGCAACTCATctcctgcctgcagtgccggCGGTGTCCTCACTACTTCCTACCGAACTTAGATCTGTTTCAAGGCAAACCTCACTCGGCTCTAGAGAACGCTGCCAAACAAACGTGGCGACTGGCGAGGGAGATCCTGACCAACCCGAAAAGTTTGGAGAAACTTTAG